The following proteins are co-located in the Marinomonas profundi genome:
- a CDS encoding substrate-binding periplasmic protein — MRLCSCIVFCLLLNVGFASAADGKKTLKSSTSCSSLSASGNSEYPPFLWRETPTSARLLGINRLILDEVSRRIGIPITLSHVGPWSRAQTEVKNGRVDLMAGAFYTNERANYMDYFAPVMLHTTSVVWQHKGKAFPFNKKEDLEGKWGVTVINNSFGQEFDQYAQRHLNILSVASLSQALRMLAADRVDYVLYEKNPAHAYASLLGLSDIIVPVLPYISSEGLYLTMSKKSPCNTSDLKYRIAIALQSMKQDGFTEKALHDGVLQWQARDHVSLLEE, encoded by the coding sequence ATGCGGTTGTGCTCATGTATTGTTTTCTGTCTGTTGCTTAATGTGGGCTTTGCCAGTGCCGCCGATGGCAAAAAAACGCTTAAATCATCGACTTCCTGCTCTTCTCTTAGTGCGTCAGGTAATTCAGAGTATCCCCCTTTTTTGTGGCGAGAAACCCCCACATCAGCACGATTACTCGGTATCAATCGTCTCATTCTGGACGAAGTGAGCCGTCGTATTGGTATTCCCATCACCCTTTCCCATGTCGGCCCTTGGTCTCGTGCTCAGACAGAGGTGAAAAACGGCCGAGTGGATTTAATGGCGGGGGCTTTTTATACCAACGAGCGGGCTAATTATATGGATTACTTTGCGCCAGTGATGCTGCATACCACCAGTGTGGTATGGCAACACAAGGGCAAGGCGTTCCCGTTTAATAAAAAAGAGGATTTAGAGGGGAAGTGGGGAGTAACCGTCATTAATAATAGTTTTGGGCAAGAATTTGATCAGTATGCCCAGCGCCACTTAAATATATTGTCGGTAGCAAGTTTGTCTCAAGCGTTACGAATGTTGGCGGCGGATCGTGTCGATTATGTGTTGTACGAAAAAAATCCCGCTCATGCTTATGCTTCCCTGCTAGGTTTGTCTGACATTATTGTGCCCGTGTTGCCTTATATTAGCAGTGAGGGGTTATATCTGACGATGTCGAAAAAATCCCCCTGTAATACAAGCGATTTGAAGTATCGCATCGCGATTGCATTGCAGTCTATGAAGCAAGATGGCTTCACCGAAAAGGCGTTACATGATGGTGTATTGCAATGGCAAGCTCGCGATCATGTAAGCCTATTGGAAGAGTAA
- a CDS encoding HD domain-containing protein: MSDWLAKYEAQFYAFLDAQEYVDVAHDLAHIARVVKVAKQLALEENADLAVVLPAAYLHDCVSLPKNHPERHLASTLAADKAIGFLASIDYPDEYHHAIHHAIRAHSFSANITPESLEARIVQDADRLDALGAIGIARCMQVSGALNRALYSLDDPFCEVRETDDRRYSIDHFYHKLFRIANSLNTASARREGKKREGIMRDFLAQLRVEIVPR; this comes from the coding sequence ATGTCTGACTGGTTGGCGAAATACGAAGCGCAGTTTTATGCTTTTTTAGACGCTCAAGAGTATGTCGATGTCGCCCATGATTTGGCGCATATTGCTCGAGTGGTTAAGGTGGCGAAGCAGTTAGCGCTTGAGGAAAATGCAGATCTGGCTGTGGTGTTGCCTGCGGCTTATTTGCATGACTGTGTGTCCTTGCCGAAAAATCATCCGGAGCGGCATCTGGCCTCGACTTTGGCAGCGGATAAAGCCATTGGCTTTTTAGCGTCAATTGACTATCCAGACGAATATCACCACGCGATTCATCATGCTATTCGGGCTCACAGTTTTAGTGCCAATATCACGCCAGAAAGTCTTGAGGCCAGAATAGTACAAGACGCCGATCGCTTAGATGCACTTGGTGCCATTGGCATTGCTCGTTGCATGCAAGTTAGTGGGGCACTAAACAGGGCGTTATATTCCCTTGATGATCCATTTTGTGAGGTGCGTGAAACGGATGATAGGCGCTATTCGATTGACCATTTTTATCATAAGCTTTTTCGCATTGCTAATAGTCTGAATACCGCCTCAGCTAGGCGAGAAGGTAAAAAGCGAGAGGGTATAATGCGTGACTTTTTAGCGCAGTTGAGAGTAGAAATAGTCCCTCGCTGA
- the glgC gene encoding glucose-1-phosphate adenylyltransferase, giving the protein MDLNTARMKTLSIILAGGRGSRLKQLTDNRSKPAVPIAGKYKIIDFPLSNCINSGMRRIAVLTQYRSHTLNQHVQRGWNFLRSDFNEFIELWPAQQQTGSDWYRGTADAVYQNLSMINALESEYILILAGDHVYKQDYSIMLQEHMDSGAEVTVACIEVPLKEADQFGIMHVDEADNIIAFEEKPANPPTMPGKPDVSLASMGIYIFNTKFLSDNLCSDAHDNDSSHDFGKDLIPLFVGRCKIKAHHFASSVIDNSNYPDTPYWRDVGTLTAYWEANMDLTRLVPELDLYDEDWPIRTAQYQRPAAKFNYNYEERIGTALNSVVSAGCIVSGSTVEQSILFNNVRVNSYSHVNKSVILPRCDIGRHCRLTKVVLDSDCRLPEGTVIGEDAVADAARFYRSSDGITLVTQEMIEALSD; this is encoded by the coding sequence ATGGATTTAAATACGGCGCGTATGAAAACTCTGTCCATTATCTTAGCTGGTGGACGCGGTTCAAGACTAAAACAATTAACGGATAACCGTTCTAAGCCCGCTGTGCCTATTGCGGGTAAGTATAAAATTATTGATTTTCCGCTTTCAAACTGTATTAACTCCGGCATGCGTCGCATTGCTGTTCTCACACAATATCGTTCCCATACTCTGAATCAGCATGTACAACGGGGTTGGAATTTTCTGCGTTCAGACTTTAATGAATTCATTGAACTTTGGCCTGCTCAACAACAAACTGGCAGTGATTGGTATCGAGGCACCGCCGATGCCGTATATCAAAATTTGAGCATGATCAATGCGTTAGAAAGTGAATATATCTTGATTCTAGCGGGTGACCACGTTTACAAGCAGGATTACAGTATTATGCTGCAAGAGCATATGGACAGTGGTGCGGAGGTAACGGTTGCTTGCATTGAAGTGCCGCTCAAAGAGGCGGATCAATTTGGCATTATGCATGTCGATGAAGCCGATAATATCATTGCGTTTGAGGAGAAGCCTGCTAACCCTCCTACTATGCCAGGTAAGCCTGATGTGTCACTGGCGAGCATGGGGATTTATATTTTCAATACCAAATTTTTGTCTGATAACTTGTGCTCAGATGCCCATGATAACGACTCAAGTCATGATTTTGGGAAGGATCTTATTCCTTTGTTCGTTGGGCGTTGCAAAATCAAGGCCCATCATTTTGCCAGCAGTGTTATTGATAATAGCAATTATCCAGATACGCCTTACTGGCGTGATGTGGGGACATTAACGGCGTATTGGGAAGCCAATATGGATTTGACTCGATTGGTTCCAGAATTGGATTTGTACGATGAAGACTGGCCCATTCGTACTGCTCAGTATCAGCGCCCTGCGGCAAAATTCAACTACAACTATGAAGAGCGAATTGGTACCGCTTTGAACTCAGTCGTTTCTGCGGGCTGCATTGTATCCGGCTCAACGGTTGAGCAGTCAATCTTATTTAATAACGTTCGAGTCAACTCCTATTCCCATGTCAATAAGTCGGTGATTTTGCCACGTTGTGATATAGGGCGTCATTGTCGTCTTACTAAGGTTGTTCTGGATTCTGATTGCCGCCTTCCTGAAGGGACGGTAATTGGTGAGGATGCCGTGGCCGATGCGGCTCGATTCTATCGAAGTTCCGATGGAATAACGTTGGTGACACAGGAAATGATTGAGGCGTTGTCCGACTGA
- the modA gene encoding molybdate ABC transporter substrate-binding protein, protein MSLLVILLAFFLGASKASADSLHLAVASNFIAPIKQLAPVFEKETGHTLRLSFGSSGKFFAQIQNNAPYDIFLSADTQKPLALVSHQLALPESIAIYAKGQLALWSMTPLRAPSLQALLQDAKRIAIANPKLAPYGKAAVESMTNLSMWEQSQTKLVQGENIGQTYQFTYSQNADLGFVALSQVIAKPNLGYVRNLPSELYNEIQQAGVILSRSRNIELAQTFMAFLMRTDIQARIAQFGYATE, encoded by the coding sequence ATGTCACTATTAGTGATCTTACTGGCGTTCTTCCTCGGCGCCAGTAAAGCCTCAGCCGATTCCCTGCATCTGGCGGTTGCGTCTAACTTTATTGCGCCGATCAAACAGCTCGCCCCAGTGTTTGAAAAAGAAACAGGCCACACGCTGCGCCTATCATTTGGCTCTTCTGGAAAATTTTTTGCCCAAATCCAAAACAACGCACCCTATGATATTTTCTTATCCGCCGACACACAAAAGCCTTTAGCACTGGTGAGCCATCAACTCGCCTTGCCAGAAAGCATAGCGATTTATGCTAAAGGCCAATTAGCCTTATGGTCTATGACGCCCCTGCGCGCGCCATCACTCCAAGCCTTGCTGCAAGACGCAAAGCGCATCGCCATAGCCAACCCTAAACTGGCGCCTTATGGAAAAGCAGCCGTAGAAAGCATGACGAATTTATCTATGTGGGAGCAGAGTCAAACGAAACTCGTACAGGGAGAAAATATAGGACAAACCTATCAATTTACTTACTCGCAAAACGCCGACTTAGGGTTCGTGGCACTTTCGCAAGTCATAGCAAAACCCAATCTGGGCTATGTCAGAAACCTGCCGAGTGAGCTTTATAATGAGATACAACAAGCGGGGGTCATTTTATCTCGATCTCGCAACATTGAGCTCGCACAAACCTTCATGGCCTTTCTCATGAGAACCGACATTCAAGCTCGTATCGCCCAATTTGGCTATGCCACAGAATAA
- a CDS encoding carboxylate/amino acid/amine transporter — protein sequence MPILIAVTLLWAFSFSLIGVYLAGQVDAWFSVLMRVALATVIFLPFLKLRQIEANIAVKLMICGALQLGIMYGFYYQSFLYLSVPEVLLFTVMTPLYVTLINDMLDKRLNIGFAISALLAILGAVAIRYQGIDEGFIKGMLIVQCANLCFAAGQVGYKRIIAKERPNLPQRTVFGWFFIGALAVVIPCYIAMGNPEQLPTTSLQWGILIYLGIVASGLGYFAWNKGATLVNIGTLAVANNLLIPAGILVNVVFWNRDADILRLAIGGGIILLALWVNDKFNQKFAKAQAAA from the coding sequence ATGCCAATACTCATTGCCGTTACCCTATTATGGGCGTTTTCATTTAGCTTGATCGGTGTCTATCTAGCCGGACAAGTCGATGCTTGGTTTTCCGTTCTAATGCGGGTCGCACTGGCCACTGTTATATTCTTGCCATTCCTCAAATTGCGCCAGATAGAAGCAAACATTGCCGTTAAGCTGATGATTTGCGGCGCCTTACAACTCGGCATCATGTATGGGTTTTATTATCAATCCTTCTTGTACTTATCCGTACCAGAAGTCTTGCTGTTTACCGTCATGACGCCGCTTTATGTCACGCTCATCAATGACATGCTAGACAAGCGGCTGAACATTGGTTTTGCCATTAGTGCATTATTGGCCATTCTCGGAGCCGTCGCTATCCGTTATCAAGGTATCGATGAAGGCTTCATTAAGGGAATGCTCATCGTGCAATGCGCAAACCTGTGCTTCGCAGCCGGCCAGGTGGGTTACAAACGAATCATAGCAAAAGAGCGCCCAAACCTTCCACAGCGCACGGTATTTGGCTGGTTCTTTATCGGCGCGTTAGCCGTTGTTATTCCTTGCTATATCGCCATGGGCAATCCAGAACAACTGCCCACCACCAGCCTACAATGGGGCATTCTAATTTACCTTGGGATTGTTGCTTCAGGCTTGGGGTATTTTGCTTGGAACAAAGGCGCTACTCTGGTGAATATAGGCACCCTAGCCGTCGCGAACAACTTGCTTATCCCTGCCGGCATACTGGTCAATGTGGTTTTTTGGAACAGAGACGCCGACATACTGCGCTTAGCCATTGGCGGCGGCATTATTTTATTGGCACTGTGGGTCAATGATAAATTCAACCAAAAATTTGCCAAAGCACAAGCCGCCGCTTAA
- the modC gene encoding molybdenum ABC transporter ATP-binding protein, translating to MTNRPSDGLNIHLSQQYSGQSAFALNVDLTLPNTGVTALFGPSGSGKTTLLRCIAGLEKNQQGHIRLNNDQWQDHHTSLPTHRRPIGYVFQDAKLFPHLTAQQNLQFAIQRADKTQTVISSADVIRLMNIESILSQYPAQLSGGERQRVAIARALLIQPKLLLMDEPLAALDETLKQDILPYLERLCRSAKIPILYVSHSLDEVIRLADYMVVLAAGKVIEQGQTQALLGKLGTSFSRYQDASVIIAGTVNRQETEWGLSWLGFDGQAIAFKQAGEKIGDAVRLRIQSRDVSLSLSKQEDSSILNRLTVVIDEIENDPKDPSMTMVRLLAGQTPILAKITRLSAHHLNLKKGQIVIAQIKSVAVLS from the coding sequence ATGACAAACAGGCCATCCGATGGTTTAAATATCCACCTATCACAGCAGTATTCAGGCCAGTCTGCCTTCGCCCTAAACGTGGACCTCACCCTGCCAAATACCGGTGTTACGGCTTTATTTGGCCCTTCCGGATCAGGTAAAACCACCCTATTACGCTGCATTGCTGGACTTGAAAAAAACCAACAAGGTCATATCCGTTTAAATAACGATCAATGGCAAGATCATCACACCTCCTTACCCACTCACCGGCGTCCTATTGGCTATGTTTTTCAAGACGCAAAATTATTTCCTCACCTTACGGCTCAACAGAACTTACAATTTGCGATCCAACGAGCGGATAAAACCCAAACCGTGATTAGCAGCGCAGACGTCATTCGCCTAATGAACATCGAATCCATCTTATCCCAATACCCAGCCCAACTGTCAGGTGGTGAACGCCAACGAGTCGCCATTGCCAGGGCGCTTCTCATTCAACCTAAACTTCTGCTTATGGACGAACCTTTAGCCGCCTTAGACGAAACATTAAAGCAGGATATTCTGCCCTATTTAGAGCGCTTATGCCGCAGCGCCAAGATTCCAATTCTCTACGTCAGTCACTCATTAGATGAGGTGATTCGACTGGCAGACTATATGGTGGTTTTGGCGGCAGGCAAGGTAATCGAACAAGGCCAAACACAAGCCTTACTTGGCAAGCTGGGTACGTCATTCTCTCGTTACCAAGACGCCAGCGTCATCATTGCTGGCACAGTAAACCGACAAGAAACAGAGTGGGGACTCTCATGGCTGGGGTTTGATGGCCAAGCCATTGCCTTTAAACAGGCAGGTGAAAAAATAGGGGATGCTGTGCGTTTAAGAATTCAATCGAGAGATGTTAGCTTATCCCTAAGCAAACAAGAGGATTCAAGCATTCTAAATCGTCTCACGGTTGTCATTGACGAGATAGAAAATGACCCTAAAGATCCGAGTATGACAATGGTTCGTTTACTCGCTGGCCAAACACCGATTCTGGCAAAAATCACCCGCCTATCAGCCCACCACTTGAACCTGAAAAAAGGCCAAATCGTTATCGCACAAATAAAATCGGTGGCGGTTTTATCCTAA
- the glgA gene encoding glycogen synthase GlgA, translating into MKILFAASEIYPLIKTGGLADVAGALPVALRKKGHDVRLIMPAYQGIIEKVAPIQKTINLGNPFGVGDLLLLETHIPENNTPIWLLQCQALYERDAGPYLDASGHDFQDNHIRFAALSWATATLALHGELIDWQADILHLNDWQTGFAAAYLESWKVKHIPVITTVHNLRYNGSFDMDQFPRLQLSPELLSMHGMEFYGRFSGLKAGLVYADAITTVSPTYAEEILTPEYGDGLDGTLRAMKDKLVGILNGVDYEQWSPEKDPHISHPYRLETVDQKPLNKLALLQENGLSEDLNQPVFGVVSRLTEQKGLDLVLEVMPSLLQQGARLVVLGSGDKHLESGYLALQQHYPEQVAVRIGYFEDYSHRLQAGVDALLIPSRFEPCGLTQLYALKYGTLPVVRHTGGLADTIFEAGERANGFVFKDANTASLQAAMIRCMESFHDKNSWQEKQKNAMQYDHSWDAVTDQWERLYQSLLQREMPTQ; encoded by the coding sequence ATGAAAATATTATTTGCCGCTTCCGAGATTTACCCCTTAATAAAAACAGGTGGACTTGCCGATGTTGCTGGCGCGCTCCCCGTTGCGCTGAGAAAAAAAGGCCATGATGTCAGACTCATCATGCCCGCTTATCAAGGCATAATAGAAAAGGTAGCGCCAATTCAAAAGACTATCAACCTCGGAAACCCATTTGGGGTCGGTGATTTACTTCTGCTTGAGACTCATATTCCAGAAAACAACACGCCAATTTGGTTACTGCAATGCCAAGCCTTGTATGAACGCGATGCAGGCCCCTACCTTGATGCCAGTGGACACGACTTCCAAGACAACCACATACGTTTTGCAGCATTGTCTTGGGCAACGGCGACCCTAGCACTGCATGGCGAACTCATCGATTGGCAAGCGGACATACTGCACCTTAACGATTGGCAAACTGGCTTTGCTGCTGCCTACCTCGAAAGTTGGAAAGTAAAGCATATTCCAGTGATAACAACCGTTCATAATTTGCGTTATAACGGCAGCTTTGACATGGATCAATTTCCCCGTCTACAGCTATCACCTGAACTGCTAAGTATGCACGGTATGGAATTTTACGGGCGCTTTTCAGGCCTCAAAGCAGGCTTGGTTTACGCGGACGCGATTACGACGGTTAGCCCGACTTATGCCGAGGAAATACTGACGCCGGAATATGGTGACGGTCTTGATGGCACGCTCAGAGCGATGAAAGATAAACTGGTCGGTATTTTAAACGGTGTCGACTATGAACAATGGTCGCCCGAAAAAGACCCACACATTTCGCATCCTTACAGGCTAGAGACGGTCGATCAAAAGCCCCTCAACAAACTTGCCCTACTGCAAGAAAATGGCTTGTCAGAAGACCTTAATCAACCCGTCTTTGGCGTGGTGAGTCGACTAACGGAACAAAAAGGGCTCGATCTGGTTTTAGAAGTCATGCCCTCTTTGTTGCAACAAGGTGCGCGACTTGTCGTACTTGGATCAGGGGACAAACACTTAGAATCAGGGTATTTAGCATTGCAACAGCACTACCCAGAACAAGTTGCCGTGCGTATTGGGTATTTTGAAGATTACTCACATCGCCTTCAAGCCGGCGTCGATGCGCTTCTCATTCCATCACGCTTTGAACCCTGTGGCTTAACACAACTTTATGCGCTGAAATATGGCACCTTACCCGTTGTTCGGCACACTGGCGGCTTAGCGGACACCATTTTCGAAGCAGGAGAGCGAGCCAATGGATTTGTCTTTAAAGACGCCAACACCGCATCCTTACAAGCGGCCATGATACGCTGCATGGAAAGCTTCCACGACAAAAACAGTTGGCAAGAAAAGCAAAAAAACGCCATGCAATATGATCACAGCTGGGACGCAGTAACGGATCAATGGGAGCGTTTATATCAATCGTTGTTGCAAAGAGAAATGCCGACTCAATAA
- a CDS encoding Rieske (2Fe-2S) protein codes for MFNKHLIPDAQNLPEGKALNVKVEDYDFLITKQQGQIIAYENLCPHQNKKLTWSTENTLEDEGDYLKCHHHGALFSPKDGTCITGPCQGSHLKKVIVGMEQGHCYLLLA; via the coding sequence GTGTTTAACAAGCATCTAATCCCCGATGCGCAAAACCTTCCTGAAGGCAAAGCGCTGAATGTCAAAGTAGAAGACTACGATTTTTTAATTACAAAGCAGCAAGGTCAAATTATTGCTTATGAGAATCTTTGTCCTCACCAAAACAAGAAACTCACTTGGTCCACAGAAAATACCCTTGAAGATGAAGGGGATTATTTAAAATGCCACCATCATGGCGCGCTCTTTTCACCAAAAGATGGCACCTGCATTACTGGCCCTTGTCAGGGTAGCCATTTAAAAAAAGTCATCGTGGGTATGGAGCAAGGACACTGCTATTTATTGCTCGCTTAA
- a CDS encoding transglycosylase domain-containing protein, with protein sequence MLKRFFYRLVKGGIILALVGSIPFAGWVWWLNGQVVSRFEGQKWQVPSEVYSAPIILRRGAPWKKQDLEGLLEETGYRFGRNSQKVGWAARSQTKVSAHLRSYVDHLGFHGSERRIFSFQEGRLQIQALNGDDVAEARIEPQRIGFLYGGNTESRQILTYDDIPKALIDILVAVEDQDFYQHWGISLTGIARAAVVNFTQGARRQGGSTLTQQLVKNMYLSSERTYTRKLTEVVMSVLLEYHYSKQAIITAYMNEVYLAQLGNSALHGFAAASQHFFGRPLNELNIDEFALLVGMVKGPSLYNPERSPKRAKDRRNTVLAVLKSQGRLSAADYNSLIERPIRLADKKKERSVYGDYLDLVAMQLSRDFDETTLATKNLRIYTGVDIRAQRAASVAMQRQVAALEKRDPKLKGLQGAMVVTDRLSGQVRAVVGSSGQHYTGFNRALGAVRPIGSLVKPPLYLSALATGRYTWWSQIEDKQLRFNVAGKIWAPENYDRQTHGVVHLYEAMAKSYNLATVSLAQQIGFDRVGDTLRQLGVKRPFTMHPAVALGAIELSPFEVSRLYQPIASQGNSSELGVVLAVMDQSDQLMKRFDQHNDVPFTDALLAVTLDGMTKTPKIGTARAAQAAFPELNFAAKTGTTNQQKDSWYVGITGDYSTIVWLGDDDNVPLSITGSSGAQKVWIDFTRNVNSISLPNTLPDGAAHYSVLDSKFEIAADRCDEKVTLAFLLGTEPKSRSSCFWPF encoded by the coding sequence ATGCTGAAAAGGTTTTTTTATCGCCTTGTGAAAGGGGGGATTATCCTTGCTCTGGTAGGCAGTATTCCCTTTGCTGGCTGGGTCTGGTGGTTAAATGGTCAAGTTGTTAGTCGTTTTGAGGGGCAGAAGTGGCAAGTCCCTTCCGAAGTGTACAGTGCACCGATTATTTTACGCCGTGGCGCCCCTTGGAAAAAGCAAGATCTTGAAGGCTTACTGGAAGAAACCGGCTATCGTTTTGGCCGAAACAGCCAAAAAGTAGGTTGGGCGGCGCGCAGCCAAACGAAAGTGAGCGCACACTTGAGATCTTATGTGGACCATCTTGGTTTTCATGGCAGTGAGCGACGTATTTTTTCTTTCCAAGAAGGGCGCTTGCAGATTCAAGCTTTGAATGGCGACGATGTGGCTGAGGCTAGGATTGAACCGCAACGTATTGGCTTTTTGTATGGCGGTAATACGGAGAGTCGCCAAATACTAACCTATGACGATATTCCGAAAGCCCTGATTGATATTCTGGTTGCAGTAGAAGATCAAGACTTTTACCAGCATTGGGGGATATCGTTAACTGGGATTGCACGGGCGGCGGTGGTCAACTTTACCCAAGGGGCTCGGCGTCAAGGTGGTTCCACCTTGACTCAACAACTCGTTAAGAACATGTATTTGAGTTCAGAGCGTACCTATACGCGAAAGTTGACAGAAGTCGTGATGAGCGTATTGCTGGAATACCATTACTCCAAACAAGCCATTATTACGGCCTACATGAACGAAGTCTATCTGGCGCAATTAGGTAACAGTGCGTTGCATGGGTTTGCGGCGGCGAGCCAGCACTTTTTTGGTCGACCATTGAATGAACTCAATATCGATGAATTTGCCCTTTTGGTTGGCATGGTCAAAGGGCCGTCTTTGTATAACCCTGAACGTTCTCCTAAGCGTGCGAAAGATCGACGCAATACGGTGTTGGCGGTATTGAAAAGCCAAGGACGATTATCCGCCGCAGATTACAACAGCTTGATAGAACGGCCTATTCGCCTTGCCGATAAGAAAAAAGAGCGCTCTGTGTATGGCGACTATTTAGACCTTGTTGCGATGCAGTTGTCCCGCGATTTTGATGAAACCACCTTAGCGACGAAGAATTTACGTATTTACACTGGTGTGGATATACGGGCGCAACGTGCCGCCAGTGTAGCGATGCAGCGGCAAGTAGCGGCGCTGGAAAAACGCGACCCGAAACTAAAGGGCTTGCAGGGCGCAATGGTGGTGACCGATAGATTGTCAGGGCAAGTACGGGCGGTTGTTGGATCCAGTGGCCAACACTATACCGGGTTCAATCGAGCATTGGGCGCGGTGAGACCCATTGGCTCTTTGGTTAAACCTCCTTTGTATTTGTCCGCTTTGGCGACGGGGCGTTATACCTGGTGGTCTCAGATTGAAGACAAACAATTACGCTTTAACGTTGCTGGCAAAATCTGGGCCCCCGAAAATTATGATCGACAAACTCATGGCGTCGTGCACCTTTATGAGGCGATGGCGAAGTCTTATAACTTAGCCACGGTGTCGTTAGCACAACAAATAGGCTTTGATCGAGTTGGCGATACCTTGCGCCAGCTGGGGGTTAAGCGACCTTTTACCATGCACCCTGCTGTTGCATTGGGTGCCATAGAGTTGTCGCCGTTTGAGGTTTCACGTTTGTATCAACCGATTGCCTCTCAGGGAAACAGCAGTGAGCTTGGCGTGGTGCTGGCGGTGATGGATCAGAGTGATCAATTAATGAAGCGCTTCGATCAGCACAATGACGTGCCGTTTACGGATGCTTTGCTTGCCGTGACCTTGGATGGTATGACAAAAACACCCAAAATAGGCACAGCTCGAGCGGCTCAGGCGGCGTTTCCTGAATTGAATTTCGCTGCGAAAACCGGTACCACAAATCAGCAGAAAGACAGCTGGTATGTGGGGATAACGGGGGATTATTCGACCATCGTTTGGTTGGGTGATGATGATAATGTGCCTTTAAGTATCACCGGTAGTAGTGGTGCGCAAAAAGTATGGATAGACTTTACTCGAAATGTGAACTCTATTTCTTTGCCCAATACCTTGCCTGATGGCGCCGCTCACTACAGCGTATTAGACAGTAAGTTTGAAATCGCGGCCGATCGGTGCGATGAAAAAGTGACCTTGGCTTTTTTATTGGGCACCGAGCCTAAAAGTCGCAGTTCCTGCTTTTGGCCTTTTTAA
- the modB gene encoding molybdate ABC transporter permease subunit: MSLSPEDIDAIWLTLKLASVVTLLLILISTPIAWWLARTQSWLKGPINAIVAMPLVLPPTVLGFYLLVFLGPQGAMGQFLMPLGISPLPFSFAGLVVASMLYSLPFVVQPIQNAFMAIGEGPLEAAATLRSSPWNRFVFVALPLAKPGYLSAAVLGFAHTVGEFGVVLMIGGNIPKETRVISVQIYDHVEALEYGQAHSLSLLMVSFAFIVLAALYSLQKRQKNNAIIGERL, from the coding sequence ATGTCATTAAGCCCGGAAGACATAGACGCCATATGGCTCACCTTAAAACTGGCAAGCGTCGTCACTCTGTTGCTGATTTTAATCAGCACCCCCATTGCCTGGTGGCTTGCCAGAACACAATCTTGGTTGAAAGGCCCCATTAACGCCATTGTCGCCATGCCGTTAGTGCTTCCCCCAACCGTACTGGGTTTTTATTTATTAGTCTTTCTCGGCCCACAAGGCGCGATGGGGCAGTTTTTGATGCCGTTGGGAATTTCTCCGCTGCCCTTTAGTTTTGCCGGTCTTGTCGTCGCCTCTATGCTGTACTCTTTGCCCTTTGTCGTGCAACCGATCCAAAATGCCTTTATGGCAATTGGAGAAGGCCCACTAGAAGCCGCCGCAACACTGCGCTCTTCACCTTGGAATCGATTTGTTTTTGTCGCATTGCCTTTGGCCAAACCCGGTTACCTCAGTGCGGCGGTATTAGGTTTTGCCCATACTGTTGGCGAATTTGGTGTTGTGCTGATGATAGGAGGCAATATTCCTAAGGAAACAAGGGTCATCTCTGTTCAAATATACGACCATGTTGAAGCACTCGAATACGGACAAGCTCACAGCCTATCTTTATTGATGGTAAGTTTTGCTTTTATTGTATTGGCGGCTTTATACAGCCTTCAAAAGCGCCAAAAAAACAACGCCATCATCGGTGAACGACTATGA